Proteins from a genomic interval of Candidatus Dormiibacterota bacterium:
- a CDS encoding aminotransferase class I/II-fold pyridoxal phosphate-dependent enzyme: MPHPDTIAVHAGEPAIDRKDAPITPDISVGSASGYPDLKTLDTAMAEHRGYGRWGTDNHRQLEAAVASLESNGLTTRLDAVAVGSGMAAIAVALMSEMNAADHLVAAHDCYGTTLTFLRDDLPRFGITTTIVDFQDLDAVRRVVTDRTRVLLCEICTNPLIRVPDLEALARIAHDAGALLVVDNTVPTSALSQPFRWGADVVIYSATKNLSGHADVIGGVIVGKPTWIEAARAFAHTFGPTLGPFDAWLTLRGIRTLAVRMERHTTNALRLAQYLERHRTISRVNYPALESSPFNARAKRLLPAGAGALLSFELAGGKTALESMIRRLRLVRLMPSLGNVATTISHPASTSHRGLDAAERTRAGISEALVRCSVGIEHPDDLLADFEEALS; this comes from the coding sequence ATGCCGCATCCCGACACGATTGCCGTCCACGCCGGCGAGCCGGCGATCGACCGCAAAGACGCGCCCATCACGCCCGATATCTCGGTCGGCTCGGCGAGCGGCTACCCGGACCTGAAGACCCTCGATACGGCGATGGCCGAGCACCGCGGCTATGGCCGGTGGGGGACCGACAATCATCGACAACTCGAAGCGGCAGTGGCCAGCCTCGAGAGCAACGGCCTGACGACCAGGCTCGATGCGGTGGCGGTCGGCTCGGGAATGGCTGCGATCGCAGTGGCGCTGATGAGTGAAATGAATGCGGCCGATCACCTGGTGGCCGCGCACGACTGCTACGGCACGACGCTGACGTTCCTGCGCGATGACCTGCCGCGCTTCGGCATCACCACTACGATCGTCGACTTTCAGGATCTCGACGCCGTGAGGCGCGTGGTGACCGATCGGACGCGCGTGCTGCTCTGCGAGATCTGCACCAACCCGCTGATCCGGGTGCCGGACCTCGAGGCGCTCGCCCGGATCGCTCACGACGCGGGCGCGTTGCTCGTGGTCGATAACACCGTCCCCACGTCGGCGCTCAGCCAGCCCTTCCGCTGGGGGGCCGACGTTGTGATCTACAGCGCGACCAAGAACCTGAGTGGGCACGCCGACGTGATCGGCGGCGTGATTGTCGGGAAGCCGACCTGGATCGAAGCCGCGCGGGCGTTCGCTCACACCTTCGGACCGACGCTCGGGCCCTTCGACGCCTGGCTGACGCTGCGCGGCATCCGCACGCTGGCGGTCCGGATGGAGCGGCACACAACCAACGCGCTCCGCCTGGCGCAGTACCTGGAGCGGCATCGAACGATCAGTCGGGTCAACTATCCCGCGCTGGAGAGCAGCCCCTTCAACGCCAGGGCTAAGCGCCTCCTGCCGGCCGGGGCGGGTGCCCTGCTGTCCTTCGAGCTGGCCGGCGGCAAGACCGCGCTCGAGTCGATGATCCGCCGGTTGCGGCTGGTGCGGCTGATGCCCAGCCTCGGGAACGTCGCCACGACAATCAGCCACCCGGCGTCGACCTCGCATCGGGGGCTCGATGCCGCGGAGCGCACGCGGGCCGGCATCAGCGAGGCTTTGGTAAGGTGCTCAGTCGGAATCGAGCACCCGGACGATTTGCTCGCTGATTTCGAGGAGGCACTTTCTTGA
- a CDS encoding nitroreductase/quinone reductase family protein, which translates to MNGKAPYRRSGFFNNKVMNPLLTALRLAPSLTIRGRATGRKYTMPVLPLEYEGRRYLVAPGGNTNWARNLRAVGEGDLRFHGRRIHFKATEIPSSQRGPLVAAYVQQHGKKYGGFVAKEFELMPDPADHPVFLLIESRPANS; encoded by the coding sequence TTGAACGGAAAGGCTCCCTACCGCAGGTCGGGCTTCTTCAACAACAAGGTCATGAACCCGCTGCTGACCGCGCTGCGGTTGGCGCCGAGCCTGACCATCCGCGGCCGCGCCACTGGGCGAAAGTACACGATGCCGGTGCTGCCGCTGGAATACGAGGGCCGGCGCTACCTGGTGGCTCCCGGCGGCAACACGAACTGGGCGCGCAACCTTCGTGCCGTTGGCGAGGGCGACCTGCGGTTTCACGGCCGGAGGATCCACTTCAAAGCCACGGAAATCCCATCGTCGCAACGGGGTCCGCTGGTTGCCGCCTACGTGCAGCAGCATGGGAAGAAATACGGCGGCTTCGTGGCCAAGGAGTTCGAACTGATGCCGGATCCCGCCGACCACCCGGTCTTCCTCCTGATCGAAAGCCGGCCGGCAAACTCCTGA
- a CDS encoding cysteine synthase family protein — translation MPHRALSVFENLPDQSILQRIGNTPLIRIRLLEKEFPHITFYAKAEWFNPGGSVKDRPALRMVEEAERTGELTVEKVLLDSTSGNTGIAYALIGAAKGYQVKLVMPANVNEERREIVKAFGAEAIFTPALEGSDGAIREAHRIKESAPGVYFMPDQYNNPFNWRAHFDTTGPEILDQTHGEVTHFIAGIGTSGTLMGVGRFLKRHNRAIKVIAAEPSDGLHGLEGLKHMPSSIVPGIYDPSVQDEKISVPTEAAYELAHDLARSEGLLVGNSSGAALYAAREVARRTSEGVFVMVFPDGGDRYLSSGLYRSKF, via the coding sequence ATGCCCCATCGTGCCCTCTCCGTCTTCGAGAACCTGCCGGATCAATCGATCCTGCAGCGGATCGGCAACACCCCCCTGATCAGGATCCGGCTGCTCGAGAAAGAGTTTCCGCACATCACCTTCTACGCCAAGGCCGAGTGGTTCAACCCCGGCGGCTCGGTGAAGGACCGGCCGGCGTTGCGCATGGTGGAGGAGGCCGAACGGACCGGCGAGCTGACGGTCGAGAAGGTGCTCCTCGACTCGACTTCGGGGAATACCGGCATCGCCTACGCCTTGATCGGGGCGGCGAAGGGCTACCAGGTCAAGCTCGTGATGCCCGCCAACGTCAACGAGGAGCGACGCGAGATCGTCAAGGCCTTCGGCGCGGAAGCGATCTTCACGCCGGCGCTCGAGGGATCGGACGGCGCTATCCGTGAGGCGCATCGGATCAAGGAATCGGCGCCGGGCGTCTACTTCATGCCGGACCAGTACAACAACCCCTTCAACTGGCGCGCCCATTTCGATACCACCGGCCCGGAGATCCTGGATCAAACACACGGCGAGGTCACCCACTTCATCGCCGGCATCGGAACGAGCGGCACGTTGATGGGGGTGGGTCGATTCCTCAAACGCCATAACCGCGCCATCAAGGTCATCGCCGCCGAGCCGTCGGACGGGTTGCACGGTCTCGAGGGTCTCAAGCACATGCCGAGCTCGATCGTTCCCGGCATCTATGACCCGAGTGTCCAGGACGAGAAGATCAGCGTGCCGACGGAAGCCGCCTATGAGCTGGCGCACGACCTGGCCCGCTCCGAAGGCTTATTGGTCGGGAACTCGTCGGGCGCGGCGCTCTACGCGGCACGCGAGGTCGCCCGCCGCACCTCGGAAGGCGTCTTTGTGATGGTTTTCCCGGATGGCGGCGACCGCTACTTGAGCTCGGGACTCTACCGCTCGAAGTTTTGA
- a CDS encoding M67 family metallopeptidase, whose protein sequence is MTLRIPQSVMDQMRGHLESGYPNEACGALIGRVDGADHEVVEFRGMRNIITDRPWDRYALDPLEQLRVQKDSEARGLEIIGFAHSHPDHPPVPSRFDAEHAWSFYSYLVASVQNGVLRDARSWRLDDAKAFQEEPLQVDQVAGSG, encoded by the coding sequence TTGACGCTGCGAATCCCGCAGTCCGTGATGGACCAGATGCGGGGGCATCTCGAATCGGGCTATCCCAATGAAGCCTGCGGGGCGCTGATCGGCAGGGTCGACGGCGCCGACCACGAGGTCGTCGAATTCCGCGGCATGCGCAATATCATCACCGACCGGCCCTGGGACCGGTATGCCCTCGACCCCCTGGAACAGTTGCGCGTCCAGAAGGATTCGGAGGCACGTGGCCTGGAGATCATCGGCTTTGCCCATAGCCACCCCGACCATCCGCCCGTCCCGTCCCGATTCGACGCCGAGCACGCCTGGTCCTTCTACAGCTACCTGGTGGCCTCCGTGCAGAACGGCGTGCTCCGCGACGCTCGCTCCTGGCGTCTGGACGACGCCAAGGCATTCCAGGAAGAGCCGCTGCAGGTCGACCAGGTCGCGGGCTCGGGCTAG
- a CDS encoding DMT family transporter: protein MRRGYLALITLALIWGAAFLFIKLAVRDMSPATLVLARAFFGALTLGVIFAVRRQTPFPPGTRSRLLPFLTMAIVGSLVPWGAIAFGEQSISSALASILNATTPLWTAVFAYWVTPAERPSGLNYLGVAIGFLGTGILIAPDLIGQPLRATTIGTLAVAGAACSYAVAALVQRRRLRGVSPLQVGFWQLALTAPLALAVALPTIGATHLQVASIAALLFLGVGASGIGFLLYYFMMNTLGATRATTVTFLLPITAVFWGASLLREAITIPIVAGMVVILLGVFLTSRPRRPAAVTADRGVA, encoded by the coding sequence ATGCGACGCGGCTACCTCGCGCTCATCACGCTGGCCCTGATCTGGGGCGCCGCGTTCCTCTTCATCAAGCTTGCCGTGCGCGACATGAGCCCGGCGACGCTGGTGCTGGCTCGGGCATTTTTCGGCGCGCTCACCCTCGGCGTGATCTTTGCGGTGCGCCGGCAAACGCCCTTCCCACCCGGGACCCGGTCGCGCCTGCTGCCGTTCCTTACGATGGCCATCGTCGGCAGCCTCGTCCCCTGGGGCGCCATCGCCTTCGGTGAGCAGTCGATCAGCAGCGCGCTGGCCAGCATCCTGAACGCGACCACGCCGTTGTGGACGGCGGTGTTCGCCTACTGGGTCACACCCGCCGAGCGGCCGAGCGGGCTCAATTATCTGGGCGTGGCGATCGGATTCCTCGGCACCGGGATCCTGATCGCTCCCGATCTCATCGGCCAGCCCTTGCGCGCCACCACGATAGGGACACTGGCGGTCGCCGGGGCGGCGTGCAGCTACGCCGTGGCGGCCCTCGTGCAGCGACGACGGCTACGAGGCGTGAGCCCCCTGCAGGTCGGCTTCTGGCAGCTGGCGCTCACCGCTCCCTTGGCCCTCGCCGTGGCGTTGCCCACGATTGGCGCGACCCACCTGCAGGTGGCGTCGATCGCCGCCCTGCTCTTCCTCGGTGTGGGCGCCTCGGGGATCGGTTTCCTTCTCTATTACTTCATGATGAACACGCTCGGTGCCACCCGCGCGACGACCGTGACCTTTCTGCTTCCGATCACCGCGGTCTTCTGGGGTGCCAGCCTGCTCCGCGAGGCGATCACCATCCCGATCGTTGCCGGCATGGTCGTGATCCTGCTGGGGGTCTTCCTGACCAGCCGGCCTCGCCGGCCAGCGGCCGTGACCGCAGACCGCGGGGTGGCCTGA
- a CDS encoding glucosyl-3-phosphoglycerate synthase, producing MSHYRVLIPTTNPARSGPLLKAVSPFLNAEDSRGTLLGVIEMAPERALSEGVEVARAYRALLSRITRYAERGPGELRGQVRIAHVAAQGIREAVLETDTNLLVLEAGSSQERDGLWVNAVEDLLVDPPCDVALVRPETAPIKSVLVPVRGGPSAELALRLAATVCKQTGAELCVLHVYNPRISDESRQREEKAFLKLSSAVDVPVRRITLFSTAVREAIVREAAQHQLVVLGATMSLMHRPMVLGAPVGRLLRRLPGSVMVVKTAAPVTELKDPDRPFRVESRAAAAERVDRWFAENTFHSREFGDLRRLVDLKQRQGATISLGLPTLNEQATIGKVIRTFKTALMDRVPLVDEIVVIDSGSTDRTAAIAERAGVTVVQHSEILPRYGAFQGKGEALWKSLFTLKGDLICWVDTDISNIHPKFVYGLLGPLLSDPGIHYVKGFYRRPLKFGTEFQAQGGGRVTELAARPLLNLFFPELSGLVQPLSGEYAGRRRVLESVPFFTGYGVELGLLLAMSEAYGLRSIAQVDLGMRVHRNQTLFDLSKMAFAIMQVGLKHLGDRHRIHLLEEVNKTMKLIHYEDERYWIEQKEIEDQERPPMNTVPEYFLARHRAQPISE from the coding sequence GTGAGCCACTACCGCGTCCTGATCCCGACCACGAATCCGGCGCGGTCGGGCCCGCTGCTCAAGGCGGTCTCGCCCTTCCTCAATGCCGAGGACTCGCGCGGCACCCTGCTGGGAGTCATCGAAATGGCGCCGGAACGCGCGCTGAGCGAAGGCGTGGAGGTGGCGCGGGCGTACCGCGCGCTGCTCTCCCGCATCACGCGCTACGCGGAGCGGGGGCCGGGAGAGCTTCGTGGCCAGGTCCGGATCGCCCATGTTGCGGCGCAAGGGATCCGCGAGGCTGTGCTGGAAACCGACACCAACCTGCTGGTGCTCGAGGCGGGCAGCAGCCAGGAGCGCGACGGCCTCTGGGTGAACGCGGTCGAGGACTTGCTCGTCGACCCACCGTGCGATGTTGCCCTGGTGCGGCCGGAGACCGCGCCGATCAAAAGCGTGCTCGTGCCAGTTCGAGGTGGCCCAAGTGCCGAGCTCGCCTTGCGACTGGCGGCCACCGTGTGTAAGCAAACCGGCGCCGAGCTGTGTGTTCTCCACGTCTACAACCCGCGGATCTCGGACGAGTCACGCCAGCGCGAGGAAAAGGCGTTCCTCAAGCTGTCGAGCGCGGTGGACGTGCCGGTGCGGCGGATTACCCTCTTCTCCACCGCGGTTCGGGAAGCGATCGTGCGCGAGGCGGCGCAGCATCAGCTCGTGGTGCTGGGCGCGACGATGAGTCTGATGCACCGACCGATGGTGCTTGGCGCGCCGGTCGGCCGCTTGCTGCGGCGGCTGCCGGGCAGCGTGATGGTGGTCAAGACGGCGGCGCCGGTGACCGAGCTCAAGGATCCGGATCGTCCCTTCCGTGTCGAGAGCCGCGCCGCGGCGGCGGAGCGCGTCGATCGCTGGTTCGCCGAGAACACCTTCCACAGCCGGGAGTTCGGTGACCTGCGGCGGCTCGTCGACCTGAAGCAGCGGCAGGGCGCGACCATCAGCCTCGGGCTGCCAACGCTCAACGAACAAGCCACCATCGGCAAGGTGATCCGCACCTTCAAGACGGCGCTGATGGACCGGGTCCCGCTGGTCGACGAGATCGTGGTCATCGACTCTGGGTCGACCGATCGCACGGCCGCGATTGCCGAGCGGGCCGGCGTGACGGTCGTGCAGCACAGCGAGATTCTCCCCCGGTACGGCGCCTTCCAGGGAAAAGGCGAAGCCCTCTGGAAGAGCCTCTTCACGCTCAAGGGCGACCTCATCTGCTGGGTCGACACGGACATCAGCAACATCCATCCGAAATTCGTCTACGGCCTCCTCGGGCCACTGCTGAGCGACCCCGGGATCCATTACGTCAAGGGCTTCTACCGCCGTCCGTTGAAATTCGGCACCGAATTCCAGGCCCAGGGCGGCGGACGCGTCACCGAGCTGGCCGCGCGGCCGCTGCTGAACCTGTTCTTTCCGGAGCTCTCGGGCCTGGTGCAGCCGCTCTCGGGTGAGTACGCCGGGCGCCGCCGTGTGCTGGAAAGCGTGCCGTTCTTCACCGGCTATGGGGTGGAGCTCGGATTGCTGCTCGCCATGTCGGAGGCGTACGGACTCCGCTCCATCGCGCAGGTCGACCTCGGCATGCGGGTGCACCGAAATCAGACCTTGTTCGACCTCTCGAAGATGGCCTTCGCGATCATGCAGGTCGGTCTCAAGCACCTCGGTGACAGGCACCGCATTCACCTGCTCGAGGAAGTCAACAAGACGATGAAGCTGATCCACTACGAGGACGAGCGCTACTGGATCGAACAGAAAGAGATCGAGGACCAGGAGCGCCCCCCGATGAACACCGTGCCCGAGTACTTCCTGGCGCGGCATCGGGCCCAACCCATCTCGGAGTAG
- a CDS encoding glycosyltransferase family 4 protein — MAIGARVGLLHYTCPPIIGGVETILYEQATRLAARGHAITVLSGRGGPFPSAAGGIKLVIIPELDSKYPEVSAIRDGLDRGHVPPGFAPLQATIERRLEPAMTELDSLIVHNALSLHFNLPLTAALWKIAEREHTRIISWVHDLSWVNPLYRPLMQDREPWNLLRRPHPKITSIFVSGQRLDEWRELTGVDVDANQVIPNGIDPAALFKLGPVAKELAERFGLGGSDVVLLAPVRITRRKNLEWAIEAAAAVRASGRSVQLLITGPPGPHNPLALEYVQELKQLTEVMGMEESVRFLFEQKSSATDGYAIDAATLSDLYMLSDVVTLPSSSEGFGLPLAEAAIFRVPVVCTDLPAFREVAPEGVTFVPLADGPAAFAAAVLQALESPVARLRHRVINALAWDRIVAERIEPLLSST, encoded by the coding sequence TTGGCCATCGGGGCGCGCGTTGGTCTCCTGCACTACACGTGCCCACCCATCATCGGCGGGGTGGAAACGATCCTCTATGAGCAGGCGACCCGGCTCGCCGCGCGTGGCCACGCCATTACGGTCCTCAGCGGGCGCGGTGGTCCGTTTCCTTCTGCCGCAGGCGGCATCAAGCTGGTCATCATTCCCGAACTCGATTCCAAGTACCCGGAAGTGAGCGCCATTCGCGACGGGCTCGATCGCGGACACGTTCCGCCGGGCTTTGCTCCGCTGCAAGCGACCATCGAGCGCCGGCTGGAACCCGCGATGACGGAACTCGATTCGCTAATCGTTCACAATGCCCTCAGCCTGCACTTCAACCTGCCGCTGACCGCGGCCCTCTGGAAGATCGCGGAACGGGAACATACGCGCATCATCTCCTGGGTCCACGACCTGAGCTGGGTCAACCCCCTCTACCGCCCCTTGATGCAGGACCGCGAGCCCTGGAATCTGCTGCGCCGGCCGCATCCGAAGATCACTTCGATTTTCGTCTCCGGCCAGCGACTCGACGAGTGGCGGGAGTTGACCGGCGTCGACGTCGACGCGAACCAGGTCATCCCGAACGGCATCGACCCGGCGGCGCTGTTCAAGTTGGGCCCAGTCGCGAAAGAGCTCGCCGAGCGCTTCGGCCTCGGCGGTAGCGATGTCGTGTTGCTCGCCCCGGTGCGGATCACCCGACGGAAGAACCTCGAGTGGGCGATCGAGGCCGCCGCTGCCGTTCGGGCATCGGGACGGAGCGTCCAACTGCTGATCACGGGACCTCCAGGCCCGCACAACCCGCTCGCGCTCGAGTATGTACAGGAACTGAAACAACTCACGGAAGTGATGGGGATGGAGGAATCGGTGCGCTTCCTCTTCGAGCAGAAATCAAGCGCGACGGACGGCTACGCCATCGACGCGGCAACACTCTCTGACCTTTATATGCTGTCTGACGTGGTCACACTCCCGAGCTCGAGCGAGGGATTCGGACTTCCCCTGGCGGAAGCGGCGATCTTTCGTGTCCCCGTGGTCTGCACCGACCTGCCCGCCTTTCGCGAGGTCGCGCCCGAGGGCGTGACATTCGTGCCCCTCGCAGACGGACCAGCGGCGTTTGCGGCCGCCGTGCTGCAGGCGCTCGAATCGCCCGTCGCCCGGCTACGCCACCGCGTCATCAACGCGCTCGCCTGGGACCGTATCGTAGCCGAGCGCATCGAACCGCTGCTGTCCAGTACGTGA
- a CDS encoding glycogen debranching N-terminal domain-containing protein has translation MSDGRVVLKENRIMMVSDEMGDIPAGNTKGLGLYFSDTRFLSAYEFRLNRLQPILLSASVDESYVATFQMVNPVLLLDEGKRRIPQQSLSIRRSRFIYGGLHERIGVQNCGTEPVEIECSLRIEADFRDMFDVRGYKVQTRGTLRTPDIGERGITFTYDGQDGVLRHTDVVVDPTPRTLHEDGTLSWHFHLEPKDTVTVVVDVIPVIGESEPMLGYRYDDALQALQGSYRRWHDNTTRIRTDNAFLDRGLLRRSQMDLRILLEEFESGIFPMAGIPWFSAPFGRDALIASIQTLMLNPEVARGTLRYLAQHQGRKVDPSREEEPGKILHEARYGELANLKLIPHTPYYGSVDSTPLFLVTAVEMMDWLNDQDLFVELLPAILGALKWVDLYGDHDHDGFVEYAERASGGVRNQGWKDSHDSLLYPDGRPAELPVALVEVQGYVYQAKVGLSRILERLGQPVMAERLAREAAELRRRFELAFWLDREQFYAQGLDRQKVPIPSITSNPAHGLWAGIIDPERAEILKDRLMAPDMFSGWGIRTLSADSPHYNPMSYHNGTIWPHDNSIAAAGLRRYRHADAAGQVIEGIMEAGIRMPDHRLPELFCGFRRDMHYNNGPAEYLVSCNPQAWGAGAAFHLMQTALGIVPDTTAGRIYLNPIPFGQARSIEIRGMRVGNGKLSFKVDYNGGRPHVDVMEKPDDLAVILDEPPLIT, from the coding sequence GTGTCGGACGGCCGGGTGGTTCTGAAAGAGAACCGGATCATGATGGTGTCCGATGAGATGGGCGACATCCCGGCCGGAAACACGAAAGGGCTCGGTCTCTACTTTTCTGATACCCGCTTCCTCTCAGCCTATGAGTTCCGGCTCAACCGGTTACAGCCGATCCTCCTCTCGGCTTCCGTCGACGAGAGCTATGTGGCCACCTTCCAGATGGTCAACCCCGTGCTCCTCCTCGACGAAGGCAAACGCCGGATTCCTCAGCAGAGCCTGAGCATTCGTCGCAGTCGCTTCATCTACGGGGGGCTGCACGAACGGATCGGTGTCCAGAACTGCGGTACCGAGCCGGTCGAGATCGAATGCTCACTCCGGATCGAGGCCGACTTCCGCGACATGTTCGACGTCCGCGGCTACAAGGTGCAGACTCGCGGCACGCTGCGAACTCCCGACATTGGTGAGCGGGGCATTACTTTCACCTACGACGGCCAGGATGGCGTCCTACGGCACACCGATGTGGTCGTCGACCCCACGCCCCGCACGCTTCACGAGGACGGCACGCTCAGCTGGCACTTCCACCTGGAGCCGAAAGATACCGTCACCGTCGTGGTCGACGTCATCCCGGTGATTGGGGAGAGCGAGCCGATGCTGGGCTACCGTTACGATGATGCGCTGCAGGCGCTGCAGGGATCCTACCGCCGCTGGCATGACAACACGACCAGGATCCGTACCGACAATGCCTTCCTGGACCGGGGCCTGCTCCGCCGCAGCCAGATGGACCTGCGGATCCTGCTCGAAGAGTTCGAGAGCGGCATCTTTCCGATGGCGGGCATCCCGTGGTTCTCGGCACCATTCGGGCGCGATGCCCTGATCGCGTCCATCCAGACCCTGATGCTCAATCCGGAAGTCGCCCGGGGAACTTTGCGCTACCTGGCACAGCATCAGGGTCGCAAGGTCGACCCGTCACGCGAGGAGGAGCCCGGCAAGATCCTCCACGAGGCGCGCTACGGCGAGCTGGCGAACCTCAAACTGATCCCGCACACGCCCTACTACGGATCCGTCGACAGCACGCCGCTCTTCCTGGTCACCGCGGTCGAAATGATGGACTGGCTCAACGACCAGGATCTTTTCGTTGAGCTCCTGCCCGCAATCCTGGGCGCCCTCAAATGGGTCGACCTCTACGGTGATCACGACCACGACGGCTTCGTCGAGTACGCCGAGCGCGCCAGCGGCGGCGTGCGCAACCAGGGTTGGAAAGATTCGCACGACTCGCTGCTCTACCCGGACGGACGCCCGGCGGAGTTGCCCGTGGCCCTGGTCGAAGTGCAGGGCTACGTCTACCAGGCGAAGGTCGGGCTGAGCCGGATCCTCGAACGGCTCGGCCAACCGGTGATGGCGGAGCGGCTGGCGCGCGAGGCCGCCGAGCTGAGGCGCAGATTCGAGCTCGCATTCTGGCTCGACCGCGAGCAGTTCTACGCCCAGGGGCTCGATCGACAGAAGGTACCGATTCCGTCGATCACCTCGAACCCGGCGCACGGCCTCTGGGCCGGCATCATCGATCCGGAGCGCGCCGAAATCCTCAAAGATCGGTTGATGGCGCCGGACATGTTCTCCGGCTGGGGCATCCGCACGCTCTCCGCCGACTCGCCACACTACAACCCGATGAGTTATCACAACGGCACCATCTGGCCACACGACAACTCGATCGCAGCCGCTGGCTTGCGCCGCTACCGGCACGCCGACGCGGCGGGCCAGGTGATCGAGGGCATCATGGAAGCCGGCATCCGCATGCCGGACCACCGCTTGCCCGAGTTGTTCTGCGGATTCCGCCGCGACATGCACTACAACAACGGTCCCGCCGAATACCTGGTGTCCTGCAATCCGCAGGCCTGGGGCGCGGGGGCAGCCTTCCACTTGATGCAAACCGCGCTTGGCATCGTCCCCGACACGACCGCCGGCCGCATCTACCTGAACCCCATCCCGTTCGGGCAGGCGCGCAGCATCGAGATCCGCGGGATGCGGGTCGGGAATGGCAAGCTCTCCTTCAAGGTGGATTACAACGGCGGCCGGCCGCACGTTGACGTCATGGAGAAGCCCGACGACCTGGCCGTCATCCTCGATGAACCGCCGCTCATCACGTAA
- the der gene encoding ribosome biogenesis GTPase Der, producing MALPLVAIVGRPNVGKSALFNRILGERRAIVDPMAGLTRDRLYAESEWQGRKFVIVDTAGLVLGKDRDEVPAQRELRRRMEEQSRLAIEEADLVLFVLDVREGLTAIDRDIAELLRKSRTPVLVVANKADGRGREVLASEFYELGVGDPWVISALHGTGSGDLLDAVVERLPPPTPELVDDKLAGRVAILGRPNVGKSSLVNALIGDERSLVTPVPGTTRDPVDTTVTFQGKRVLLVDTAGIRRPGLTKGVEQYSLLRGLRAMERADIGIVVIDAREGLTAQDAHIAGYVVEAGRGLVLVLNKWDLLAPEEKEEKVWRKKIKDALSFAPWAPISYVSAKTGQRVAQPLEVALKVVEERKRRVATPELNRWLRTNLGKREPPTHKGKRLKVLYVTQAEATTPTFVFFVNDPELVHFSYRRYLETQLRLAFGFQGTPIRLVFRKRGEET from the coding sequence ATGGCGCTGCCTTTAGTGGCGATCGTCGGGCGCCCGAACGTGGGGAAATCCGCCCTGTTCAATCGGATTCTCGGCGAGCGCCGAGCCATCGTCGATCCGATGGCCGGACTCACGCGGGACCGGCTGTACGCGGAGAGCGAGTGGCAGGGCCGCAAGTTCGTCATTGTCGATACCGCCGGACTGGTTCTCGGCAAGGACCGTGACGAGGTCCCGGCGCAGCGCGAGTTGCGGCGCCGCATGGAGGAACAGAGCCGGCTCGCCATCGAGGAAGCGGACCTGGTGTTGTTCGTGCTCGATGTGAGGGAAGGCCTGACCGCCATCGATCGCGACATTGCGGAGCTGTTGCGCAAATCGCGAACCCCGGTGCTGGTGGTCGCCAACAAGGCCGACGGCCGGGGCCGGGAGGTGCTGGCGAGCGAGTTCTATGAGCTCGGGGTAGGCGACCCCTGGGTCATCTCAGCGTTGCACGGCACGGGCAGCGGCGACCTGCTCGATGCGGTAGTGGAGCGGTTGCCACCGCCAACGCCCGAGCTGGTCGATGACAAGCTGGCCGGCCGAGTGGCCATCCTGGGGCGACCGAACGTGGGGAAGTCATCGCTGGTGAATGCGCTGATCGGCGACGAACGAAGCCTGGTGACGCCCGTCCCGGGGACCACGCGCGACCCGGTCGACACGACGGTGACGTTTCAGGGCAAGCGTGTCTTGCTGGTCGACACCGCCGGCATCAGGCGGCCTGGCCTGACAAAGGGCGTCGAGCAATACTCGCTGCTGCGCGGGCTGCGCGCGATGGAACGCGCCGATATCGGGATCGTGGTGATCGACGCGAGGGAGGGATTGACGGCGCAGGATGCCCACATCGCCGGTTACGTTGTCGAGGCGGGCCGCGGACTCGTCCTGGTGCTGAACAAGTGGGACCTCCTCGCTCCCGAAGAGAAAGAGGAGAAGGTCTGGCGCAAGAAGATCAAGGACGCCTTAAGCTTTGCGCCCTGGGCGCCGATCTCATATGTGTCGGCGAAGACGGGCCAGCGGGTGGCGCAGCCGCTCGAGGTCGCCCTCAAGGTGGTCGAGGAACGCAAACGCCGGGTTGCCACGCCCGAGCTCAATCGCTGGTTGCGCACCAATCTAGGCAAGCGCGAACCCCCTACGCACAAGGGGAAGCGGCTCAAGGTGCTCTATGTCACGCAGGCCGAGGCCACCACGCCCACCTTTGTTTTTTTCGTAAACGACCCGGAGCTCGTCCACTTCTCCTACCGGCGTTACCTCGAGACGCAGCTCCGCTTGGCCTTCGGATTCCAGGGGACGCCGATTCGACTGGTCTTCAGGAAGCGCGGAGAAGAGACGTAG